TGACCGGTGTAGAGTGCGTTCGATGACGGATCGCATCTCCCCGGAGAGACCCGAGATAGCGGCGATAGCAATCCGGCTAGTCGCTGGAGCGCGCGGGTAGCGTCACTCGGAAGAACCGGTGCCCGGCGACGCCGAACTATCGTACATCTCTTCGAACTCCTGCTCGCCGCGGATGAGCTCGTCGACGCCCTCGGTGAGCGTCACGTCTCCGAAGACGGTCGCTCGGTAGTACGTGTGCAAGCCGTCTTGACCTCGGTCGGTCCGCTGGCGTTTCTCGACGAGACCGACCTCGACGAGTTTGTTGAGGTGGTAGTGGAGGGTGCTATCGTCGATGCCTATCGCTTCCTCCAGTTCTTTGGGACTCATGTCCCCGCTATGGACGAGTCGGTAGAGAATCTCGTACCGCGTCCGATGCCCCACAGCGGCGTGCATAGCGAGATACTCGTCGAGACCGAGGACGCTCTCCTCCGAGAGCAGATCCCGCGGGTCCTCCGGCGGGTTGCCCTCGGCCGACTGGGGGTCGTTCGTCGCCATTGTAGGCTATGATAGGGACGGGTGATTCTTAGGTGTTCTCGAGCCGAGGGTTCTAAAAAACTCCCTCTTTTAAGTTCCCGGTAGAGATAGATGATCTATGACCGCGGTGATCACGCGCGACTTGATCGTCGACCGATTGGGGAACGTCCCGTATGACCGGTTTCTCTGCTATCTGATGGGTCCGTACAAGTCGTTTAATCTCGAGTACGTCCTCAGCGAAGAGGAGCGACGGGATATCGACGTCGAGGAACTCCCGGGTCCATTGCGACGACTCTTTCAGAGCAAGGACGACATCGATGCGGCGCAGGCGCTCTTGCGTCGCGTACAGGGCGAACTTCGCGTCGATCCGGGGGTGAACGCGTTTTTAGCTCTCGACGTCGACGTGGACACCGACGACGTAGACGCGGCGACGCAGAGCGTCGAGTACACGAGATGCAGTAACGCGACAGCCTTCGTGCTACCGTTTCTCGGGCATAACTTCGGCGTCGGCGAGGAAGCCGGGAGTATCCTCGAATCACTCTCGGAGACGCACGGCGAGCGGTTGCTCTTCGTACGCGAGCGTGACGTCACGAGTGCGATGATTCGGTCGGCAAACACACGCTGGGACCTCCGTATCGAAACGTACGACACGGAAGCGGAGCTCGTCGAGAAACTCCGACTGTTCGTCGGTGGTATTATGCATCGAGAACGACGGGGCGAACTCGGTCGGTTGGACTAACTCTACTTGTTCGCCGTCGCAAACGTGTGAGGAGAGCTTGACCGGACAGCTATCGAGTCAGTTTCGACCGCGTTCCGAAGCCACTGTCGAGTGGAAACGGCGGTGACGGATACCAGACATATCAGATATCGAGTACCGAGAACGGAGAATCCAGTTGGCGTACACCCCCGGTTTCCCCGGAGTGTGGCTTGCTACGTAAGGTGTAGCGGGAATCTCGAGCAATCTCCAAGCGCTATCTCTCCTCGACTGGAAATTGAGGTCGTCTATTCCTAATACTGTCGTTTCAGTGTCTGTCTCGGGTACTGTCGGTGGTCGACGAACGACGCGCAGCAAGCAGTGAGTGCCAACTGGGGTTTTTCCAGACTACGATTCGGTCGATACACCCCGATTTTGATGGGGTGTATCGGGATTTCAGTGTTCGCAGAGTGCCGGTCTTCCGTCGCGGCGCCGGTTGGAGGGCTGGAAGACGATCGGACACGTAGTCCGTAGACGGACCACAGAGGGTTGAATTCGGCCGATCTTGGAAGTTCCACGAAGCGAGAGCCGACCGTCGAATCGAGCGACTAGCTCCAAGGGTTCTACACCCCCTCCACGCCCACTACTTGCGGGGAGCGGTGTCAGTGTACTGTGTCGAAAACGCGTTACAGGCGCCTCGTACCGCTGAAACGCTCGTTCGACGGGGTGTACGGCTATCCCACCGCGAAAAAATGACAGCTTCAGTATCTAACTCTCGATGTGAGCCACACGGCGATGTTGCCGACCTACCGGCGAAGACGAGCGACCGTTCCCGAGGGGAAGAAAATCGGTATTAGATACCGACCGTCTACCACTGCCACTCCTCGCGCGGGTCGACGCTGTCCTCCGCGCGGTCGAACACGTGTTCGCCGTCCACGAAGACGTGCTGGGCGCTCGTGTCGAACTGGTGGAATGGACCGTCCCAGACGACGATATCGGCGTCGGTTCCCTCTTCGAGTGTGCCGACGCGGTCCTCGATACCCAGAATTTCCGCGGGGTTGCGCGTGACCACGTCCAAGGCGGCTTCTTCGGGCAGACCCTCGCGGACGGCGAGGCCGACGCAGACGTCGAGATGTCGCTGGGGGACGACCGGCGCGTCGGTCTGAACGGCCACTTTCACGCCCGCCTCGTGGAGGATGCCCGGCGTCTCGAACGTGATGTTCCGGAGTTCGTACTTCGCGCCGGAGTACAGCGACGGGCCGCAGACGGCGGGGACGCCGTGCGTGACGAACTCCTCGGCGACGAGGTGACCCTCCGTCGCGTGCTCGATAGAGAGGTCGTCGATACCGAACTCCTCGGCAATGCGGAAGACCGTCACGATGTCGTCGGCGCGGTGGGCGTGGACGCGCAGGGGGAGGTCGCCCTCCACGACGCGGGCGAGGTTCTCCATACCCAAGTCGCGGTCGAACGGGTCGCCCTCTTCGGCGGCCTTCGAGCGCTTGTCGACGTAGTCCTCGGCGTTCATCAGCGCCTGTCTGAGCGTCGCGGCGACGCCCGGTCGGGTCGAGGGCTGGCGGTCCTTCCGTTCGCCGTGGAAGCGCTTGGGGTTCTCCCCCATGGCGGCTTTCATCCCGTCCTCGCGGATGAGCATCCGGTCGGCGATATCGCCGTACGTCTTCATCGAGCAGATGACGCCGCCGACGACGTTCCCCGACCCCATCCGCGCGGAGACGCTGGTGACGCCGTTCTGGAAGGCGTACTTCAGTTCCTCGTCGCGCGGGTGGAAGCCGTCGAGGGCGTTGACGTGCGGCGTGACCGGGTCGGTCCCCTCGTTGTAGTCGCCGTCCTCGGGTTCGCCCCATTCGGCCATCCCGGCGTGACTGTGCGCGTCGACGAGGCCGGGGGTGACCGGCGCGCCGTCGACGTCCAACTCGGTTGCCTCGTCGGGTGCGTCCACGTCGCCAACAGCGGCTATCTTCCCGCCTTCGACGAGTAAGTCCCCTTCGACCGTTCCCCGGTCCGTCGCCGTGTGGAGCGTCGCGTTGCGAATGATGTGCATACGGCCCGGTCGCGGGGGGTGTACAATACGTTTCGGTTCGAAATACGCCGGTCGATCAGCCACTGCCTCGAAGTACGGGAAGCTGCATTCCCGTATTTACACGTGGATCAAAACAACTTGATAACGAGACAGAGGCCTGTGTTCGGTTACAAATGAAGTTCAGCGGCGTATAGAGTCGAATATCGATATTTGGTAGTGGTTCATCTGTTGTATATCTACTTTTCCTTACTGAGAATACGTATCCTAGTTTTTCGTAACTAGATACCGTCGTATTCCCCGTACTGGTCGTACGCTGACTCTATCGATTTCGCCAACGGGCGAGCCGCGTATAACGGCTGTGTAGCTGTAACGCCGGAGAGAATCAGTCGACCGACGAAGACAGGTGCATCCGCGAGGCGAGCCCTTCGTCTGCGAAGACCCCGTTAGACAGAGGCGCTCGAAGGGGTTGATCGGCGTTCCCACAGAGAACGGCCTATCGCTCCGGTCGCCCCTGTTCGGCACCGAACCCGACGACCTCGGGTTTCACCCCTCCCATGATAGAGAGCGGATGAACGATAAATCCACCATGGAGAGCACGAACCACCTCGGCCCGGACGGAACGATAGACTCAACGTACGCGGTCCGACCGGTCGTCATCGGCCGCACGGGCGGTGACGAGTCCGGCCGAGGAGAGAGCGACGGCGACTCCGAAGAACGCTGGCGCTCTGACGGTAAGCCGGGTCTGCCTGACGCCATCGAGGTATGGAGTGTGAGGAACAGTACAAAAGAGGACCGCCGAACGAACCCGTCCAGTAAGGGGGAAAACGGCGAAGTGGTCGGCCCCCCGTCTTCGGGAATTCGCGCTCGTGGCCTCCTGATTACCTGCGTCACGGGACGAAGTCGAGCACGCGCTCGACCGTCGCCGCGGCGTCGGTCGACGGCGAGTACTCGAGGCCGACGTAGCCGTCGTAGCCGGCGTCATCCAGCGCCTCGAAGATTCGCGCGTAGTTGAGTTCGCCCGTTCCGGGTTCGCGTCGTCCCGGCACGTCGGCGACGTGGACGTACCCGACGAACTCGACGTGTTCGGTCAGGTTCTGGATGACGTTGCCTTCGGTTATCTGCTGGTGGTAGACGTCGAAGAGGACTGAAACTGCGGAGCTGTCCACCGCGTCGACGATTTCGTACGCCTCGTAGGAGGAGTCGAGATAGTACCCGGGGTGGTCGACCGGATTGTTGAGCGGTTCGACGACGAGGTCGATACCCGCCGCCTCCGCGGCGGGCGCGGCGTCCCGGAGGGCGTTGACGACGGCGCGGTGTTCGGCGCCCGGCGGCAGGTCGTCCCGCTCGGGGCCGACCGTGACCACCAAGGCGTCGACGCCGACCGCCTCGCCCAGTTCGACCGAGCGTTCGAGGTCCGAGACCCCCTCCTCGTGCAGCGAGGGGTCCGTGAGGCCGGGTCCCTCCCCCTGCGTGTTGGCCGCGACGCCGACGCACGTCGACGCCGACACGGAGACGCCGTGTTCGTCGCAGCGGTCGCGGAGGGTTTCGGCGTCGACGTCCTCGATACCCCAGAACTCGACCGCTTCGAGTCCGAGGTCGGCGACTTCCGCGACGGCGTCCACCGGGTCGTCGACTCCGAACACCATGTTGGCGTTCGCGCTGACGGTGAAGCTCATTCGGCCACCCGCTGTGATTCGCCCGTCTCCAGGGCGCGCTCGACCGCGAGGGTCGTCTCGAACGTCTTCCGCGCGTCCTCGTACGGCGACCGCAGGAGCGACTCGTCCCGCGTCTCGACCGCCTCGACGAACGCCCGCATCTCGGTGTCGTACGGGTCGCCGTCGCCCTCGAAGGCTACCTCCTCGCCGTCGACGGTGCCGACGAGGGTGTCGGCGCCGATGTCGAGTTCGAGCGAGAAGCCCTCGCCGGTCAGACTGATCCCGTGGGAGAACCGCGCGGAGGTGGACGTGGCCGAGACGTGGCTGATCGCGCCCGTCTCGTGTCGCATCGACGCCGAGGTGGAGTCCTCGAAGTCGAGTTCCTCGTCGTGCACTTCCTCGCCGCCGACGGCCGACACGGACTCGACGTCGCCGGCGAAGTACCGGACCGCGTCGTAGGTGTGTGTCGCCTGCTCGACGACCTGCCCGCCCGAGAGGTCCTTCTTCCGCCACCAGTGGTCCGCATCGCCCGGGATGCCGCACCACCAGTGCCCGTCAACGAGCGCGACGGTTCGCTCGCCGACGAGTTCCGTCGCGCGCTGAACCAAGTCGACGTATCGGACCATGTGACCGACCTGCGCGAGGCGGTCGGACTCGGCGACGGCCGCGGCGTTCTCGCGGACGGTCTCGCTGTCCAGCGCGAGCGGTTTCTCGACGAACAGGTCGGCTCCGTGCTCGACCGCGAGCCGCTCTTGATCCTCGTGTGCGAACGGGGGAATCCCGACGACGACGGCGTCGAAGTCCGCTTCCGCGTACATCTCGCGGTGGTCGGTGAACGCCGCCGCGCCGTGCGTCTCCGCGGCGGCCGTCGCCCGTTCGTCGTCGATGTCGCAGACCGCGACGACGTCGGCCCGCTCGTTCGATTCGAGGTTGTCGAGGTGGACGGACGCGATACCACCCGCACCGATAAACGCCAGTTGAACGGTCATCGACTCTCACTATCCGATGACGTGTTATCAAGTTACTGTATCTCACGCGCCGACTGGTCCACTCCGGCCTCCCCGTTCCTCGCGACTCCGATGGTCCGCTCCTGACCGCCGCGCACGGTGCGAGGAGCCTTCGCAGGACCGCCTCCATCGAGTGCTCGTCAGGCGCGTTCGTCGCTGCGCCTGTCGGATACGTCGGCTACCTCGTCTGGTATCGTTCCGGCGCCTGGGCTGACGGTCGGCGCCTCGACGGACCCGTCGTACGGAATAGGCGCGAACAACGAACCCCTCGGGCACCCCGTTCTCAGTCGGGATGAGCGCCGACCAGTCGAAAGAGCGCTCTGCCACGGGATGCGGCGGCAGCGTCACTGGCTTCGAACCCGTCGGCGTTGTCTAAAAGACGGTCCGAAAAAGCGTCCGGTTCCGGTATTACCGGATAGGTGTGTTGGTCCCCGTTTGGGACTCGCCCGAAAACATCGACTCTTCGAAGATTACTTTCAGGCGTCTCCGAGCGGTCTCCCCAGTCTGACCGTCGCGAACCTTTCCACCGACGACTATCGTTCGACTTCCTCTATCAGTCGGTGCGAATCGAACCGGCGAGTGCGGAGGTGTTTCGCGTTTCCGACGATACCGAAAGAACCTCTGACCATCGAGAACAACACCGATGTCGAGAACCGAGCGACGGACACGAGGCAGGAGAGTTCTCTCGAAGTCGAGGAGCGCCGTCGAGAATCCGTCGGCCCCCGAGATGGGCATCGTTACGCTCTTATTACTGTAACGACGCTGCCGAGGCGGAACTGCGGGATCCCGCCGGACGCGACGATTCGAATGCATCGGGAGATCAACCCCGCGACGTTCGGTACGGTTCGAAGCGCGCTTACGTTCGCGACCGTAGACCGGCGCGATCACTTCGGACTCGCGCCGCCAGCGACGCCGAATCCGGGGCGGCGGTGACCGCTCCTCCGAAGGGAGATATCTCGACGACGGTTCGGTGGAGCTAACAAGTGGCGGCGAATTTCCGAACGTTTCGGTATGAAACTACGCTCGATGAGCTCACAAGCAGAAAAGGCGGAAATATACTAAAAGATTTGAGTCTATCTCTCCCGAGAGGGGTCTCTCGAACGGAGTCGTCTCGACGAAGACCATACAGTCCGTCGATACAGGTGGCAACGGAGTGCTCGCGACGTCTCCAGCGACCTATGCTCCGCGAACGCATCTCGCGAGCGCTCGGTGACGTGACGTCGCGGCTAACCCTTACAATGAAAGCCGGCCATTTTAGGGGTGTCAGGTCGATGTTTTCGCCGTATGTCCGATAACCGCGGGAGACGGCGTTTCGAGAAACCGGTCGAGAGCTCCGGACGCTTCGGCCGAACTTCGAGACACGGCGATTTGGTGACTATTAGCCGTCGTTCGGGCGGCGGCCGGAATCACGAGGCGAGTGGGGGGAGAGAGTATGACTGAAATGCGGCGGACCGCGGTCGCACCGCTCTCCGGGGGCGGACGAAACCGCTCTCTGGCGCCCTACCTGCGAAATCGGCGACGGCGCCTAGCCGTTTCAGCCGTCGACGCGGCCGGCGGGTCGATGGAGTTGAGCGCACTCGCTCGATGGGTTACGGGGGTCGAAAAGGGCGTTCCTACCACCGTGGTGTGCGAGGAGACGGCGCGAGAGGTGTGTCTATCCCTCTACAACAACCACCTGCCCGCTCTCTGCGCACCCGCCGTCCTCGACATCCGTCCGCGGGAGTCCGTCGTCGTCGCCGGAGAGCGGTTCGCGGAGGCCGTGGGCTACCTCCGGCAATCGCGGTAGATTCGGTAGTAGGCCACGGTTACACGAACGTATTTTCATATCTCCGAGCGTAATTCCTTCTCGCGACGGTTCGGAATTATAATAGAGGGATATGAGAAATACTGCACTGATGTGGCATCTGTATCTCCAAGAATCGCAGATCCGGGCACATCCGCGGCATCACCTCCGAAGAGAAAGAGTCGGACCGGAGTTACAA
The genomic region above belongs to Halogeometricum sp. S3BR5-2 and contains:
- a CDS encoding winged helix-turn-helix domain-containing protein, which encodes MATNDPQSAEGNPPEDPRDLLSEESVLGLDEYLAMHAAVGHRTRYEILYRLVHSGDMSPKELEEAIGIDDSTLHYHLNKLVEVGLVEKRQRTDRGQDGLHTYYRATVFGDVTLTEGVDELIRGEQEFEEMYDSSASPGTGSSE
- a CDS encoding DUF7509 family protein, with amino-acid sequence MTAVITRDLIVDRLGNVPYDRFLCYLMGPYKSFNLEYVLSEEERRDIDVEELPGPLRRLFQSKDDIDAAQALLRRVQGELRVDPGVNAFLALDVDVDTDDVDAATQSVEYTRCSNATAFVLPFLGHNFGVGEEAGSILESLSETHGERLLFVRERDVTSAMIRSANTRWDLRIETYDTEAELVEKLRLFVGGIMHRERRGELGRLD
- a CDS encoding amidohydrolase family protein encodes the protein MHIIRNATLHTATDRGTVEGDLLVEGGKIAAVGDVDAPDEATELDVDGAPVTPGLVDAHSHAGMAEWGEPEDGDYNEGTDPVTPHVNALDGFHPRDEELKYAFQNGVTSVSARMGSGNVVGGVICSMKTYGDIADRMLIREDGMKAAMGENPKRFHGERKDRQPSTRPGVAATLRQALMNAEDYVDKRSKAAEEGDPFDRDLGMENLARVVEGDLPLRVHAHRADDIVTVFRIAEEFGIDDLSIEHATEGHLVAEEFVTHGVPAVCGPSLYSGAKYELRNITFETPGILHEAGVKVAVQTDAPVVPQRHLDVCVGLAVREGLPEEAALDVVTRNPAEILGIEDRVGTLEEGTDADIVVWDGPFHQFDTSAQHVFVDGEHVFDRAEDSVDPREEWQW
- a CDS encoding hydroxypyruvate isomerase family protein, coding for MSFTVSANANMVFGVDDPVDAVAEVADLGLEAVEFWGIEDVDAETLRDRCDEHGVSVSASTCVGVAANTQGEGPGLTDPSLHEEGVSDLERSVELGEAVGVDALVVTVGPERDDLPPGAEHRAVVNALRDAAPAAEAAGIDLVVEPLNNPVDHPGYYLDSSYEAYEIVDAVDSSAVSVLFDVYHQQITEGNVIQNLTEHVEFVGYVHVADVPGRREPGTGELNYARIFEALDDAGYDGYVGLEYSPSTDAAATVERVLDFVP
- a CDS encoding Gfo/Idh/MocA family protein; protein product: MTVQLAFIGAGGIASVHLDNLESNERADVVAVCDIDDERATAAAETHGAAAFTDHREMYAEADFDAVVVGIPPFAHEDQERLAVEHGADLFVEKPLALDSETVRENAAAVAESDRLAQVGHMVRYVDLVQRATELVGERTVALVDGHWWCGIPGDADHWWRKKDLSGGQVVEQATHTYDAVRYFAGDVESVSAVGGEEVHDEELDFEDSTSASMRHETGAISHVSATSTSARFSHGISLTGEGFSLELDIGADTLVGTVDGEEVAFEGDGDPYDTEMRAFVEAVETRDESLLRSPYEDARKTFETTLAVERALETGESQRVAE
- a CDS encoding DUF7344 domain-containing protein; protein product: MRRTAVAPLSGGGRNRSLAPYLRNRRRRLAVSAVDAAGGSMELSALARWVTGVEKGVPTTVVCEETAREVCLSLYNNHLPALCAPAVLDIRPRESVVVAGERFAEAVGYLRQSR